The DNA window CAGAGGTTTCGTTTGATCAATGAGGAATCTTTCCCACTTCATCAAATTATATTCTCCAATTTAACTGTATATATGTTAGTTATTTTTGGTTTAAATTTTCCATTTTATAGAAGACGTGAAGTTTTGATTACGATATATGCTGCATTTGTGGGAGGAGTGGGATATTTGATTACTATCCAAACTTTTTCTATTCCCTACATTAATTCCTATTTTCCGTTGGAAAGCCGTTTTTACGAAAGTCTAAACATATTTCTAACTAGGGCGTTTTCCATTTTTGCAATTCTTTCTTTTATCGTAATTGTCATTTATAAAATGACTCATTCCAGTAATCTATTGAAGAAATTTTTATACCGCTCTTTATCTTACACGGTCGTACTTTTTATTTTTGTCCTGAGTATCGATTATTTCCTAACTCTAGATTATAAAATATTGAAAGCAAATATAAATGTTTTACTCATTGATATTCTTTTTCTTTCCTTATTTGTTTTATCTTTAATACAATTTAAATTCATCGCATTTTATCCTGGAATTCTTTCCATTTTTATTTATAAGGAATTGCCACGACTTGTAATTCAAAGTATCGCCCCATCAAATTCAAAAGGCGCTATTCATTTAAAAGAGGAACTTTGGAAAATTTATGAAGTAGAAAATTGGAAAAAGTTTTTAAACGAATTTTGGTTTAGTATAATCATTGACGAAACTCTTGATAATGCTGTAGAGCATGGGGGTAGAAGATCTGATGATGAAATTACAGTCCAAGTTTATGAAACCAGTAGTTTTTTGGATATTTACGTGATTGATAGCGGGAAAGGATTTGATCCAGAATTAGTTCCAAATCCAGCGAGCCCTGAACGAATCAATATTCCAACTGGTAGAGGAATTCATATTATGAAAAAGTTGTTCCAAGTAAATTGGAATTTTTTAGGAAATGAGGTAAGGGTTCGAGTCTCTAAAAATCCGGAAGATAATCCAAAAGAAGCATAAAAAAAGAAAAAAACAGTTTTCATATAGCCTAGAGTACTTATTTTGAGTAAAAATCCAATAGAGGAATTAAATCGAATGAAAAAAATATTAATCATAGCAATGTTACTTGTAACATCTATCTTTCTATCTAATTGCGCAAAAGAAGCAGTTAGTGCAGCAGAATGTGAACCAGTTGTAAACCAAATGTTTGAGAACTTATCAAAAGAATTGACTCCAGAAGAAGCAGAAAAAGTGAAAGCAATGGAAGGATCACTCAAACCAGGCGTTCTCAA is part of the Leptospiraceae bacterium genome and encodes:
- a CDS encoding TIGR04454 family lipoprotein, which gives rise to MKKILIIAMLLVTSIFLSNCAKEAVSAAECEPVVNQMFENLSKELTPEEAEKVKAMEGSLKPGVLKECTSGKYNLDCLKSASNIAALQTCKK
- a CDS encoding ATP-binding protein, whose translation is MNLIVEILLPILTILVVFILFLVSVFRVPFTSTKISFAVFGLILSVWNFIEILQRFRLINEESFPLHQIIFSNLTVYMLVIFGLNFPFYRRREVLITIYAAFVGGVGYLITIQTFSIPYINSYFPLESRFYESLNIFLTRAFSIFAILSFIVIVIYKMTHSSNLLKKFLYRSLSYTVVLFIFVLSIDYFLTLDYKILKANINVLLIDILFLSLFVLSLIQFKFIAFYPGILSIFIYKELPRLVIQSIAPSNSKGAIHLKEELWKIYEVENWKKFLNEFWFSIIIDETLDNAVEHGGRRSDDEITVQVYETSSFLDIYVIDSGKGFDPELVPNPASPERINIPTGRGIHIMKKLFQVNWNFLGNEVRVRVSKNPEDNPKEA